CCAAGGGCAAATTTAAAATTTCCGATCGGATTTTCTGCTAAATTTGAGTTTAAATTTGAAACTACGTAGTGAAACTCCAGGCCCCTCATCTTGGCAAAGACGCTTAGGCTATACATCGCGTTTGACTGGCTAGAGCCGTAGCTAACGACGCGCTTTATACTGCCTAGACCAGCATGCAGGAAATACTCTAGCTTTCTAGCCTTGTTGCCGTTAAATTCGCCGTCCATCAGATCGTCGCGAAGTACGTAAAACTCGAGTCCGTTAAATTTAGTCTTTTGAATGCTTTTGATTTTGCCGCTCCAAGAGATCTTGCATCTCTTTCATCGACTCTTTGTCCGAGATCGAAAATTTGATCTCGATGCGCCTTGAGGCGTCGGGGTCTTCTTTGCCATTTTTCATCACCAGATCGCTAAAGCTACGTCCGCTAGCGATGAGATAGTGCTCTAGGCGCTTGTCTTTGTTCCACGAGTAGATAAAGTCTAGTACCGAATACGCGCGCTTTTGCGACAGATCAAGGTTGTACATGTAGCTACCAACGGAGTTTGTATGCCCCTCGATCACGATCCTGTCGATGTGTTTTGCGATCTCTTCGTTATTTAAAATCGCCTCAAAATAAGTCTGCAAGATTTCTTTTAGACGTGCCTTTGCTTCGTCTCTTAGTTCATAAGATCCCGTGTCAAAAAGTATAGACTCAGGCAGCGACACGACACCCGAGCTTGGATCTATACTGACCTTGTTTCCAAGCTTAGCGCGTAAATTTGATATGACATTTGAGCGAAGCGAGCTGATGTCTTTTATCTTGTCTTTTGTTTTGTTAAAATCCTCTTCCAGTGCGGTAAATTTTGAGATTTCATCGCCGTATTTTGCATTTAGCTCATTTAGCGCCTCATCTTTTTGCGCTAAAATTTGCCCCAGCTGCAGCACTCTATCCTGCAAATCCGCGATAGTTTTATTCGCGTCGTTTAGATTTATCTCGTAGGTTTGGGTTAAATTCGTGAGTTCGTTTTTCTCTTTTTTGACGCCTTCAAGCATCTCGTTTACGAGCCTGTTTATGTCGGCAAGCTCTTTATTTTCGCTCTTTGCGCGGTCCAAATTTGAAAAAATTTCTTTTATGACATTTTCTTTACGAACGAGCTCGCTTTGAGACGAGGCGATTTGCTTTTCACGCTCGCTTAAGTCTTTTTGTAGTTTTGCCAGATCGCTTTGGCTAAGGACGTATTTTACGACAACGGCGCCGATGATGAGCATAAAAACAAACATCAGCCCAGCCATCAGGTCCGCATACGATATCCAAAAGGTCTGGTCTCCGCTTTTGTTCTCGTTACGCGTTTTCATCTAGCATACTCGCCTTTTCGATGGTTTGCAAGATCTCATTCGCCTCTTTATCAAGCTCGTCGATGTCTTGCTTTAGCCCTTCAATGAGCGCGCTATTATCATCATAAGCTCCGATTGCTTCGTCGTCAAAAGCCTTTTTAAATGCCTGTACGCCGTCAATTAAGCTCTCTTTAAAGCCATCCATTGCAAGTTTTTGTTTTTCTAAGATTTCACTACTAAATTTAGAAAGAGACTCACTGAAATTTTTAACATTATACTCTAGTTCGCCCACGCTCTTTTCGAGCTTTGCGATACGCTCGCCGCCCACATCATAGAGACGGTTGTACTGCTCGGCAAATTTTAGTTGCATATCTTTGATGTTACCGTTAAATTTATTGATAACGTTCAAGATTTCGGCATGGACTTTGATAAGATCTTTTTGATCTTTCGAGGATTTTAGCAGCGTATTCATCGTTTGCTTGATGTGTTCGCCGCTTAGCTTGACAGCTTCTTCTTCGTTTTTCAAGATATTTGTAAAAGTTTTAAATTTAGCCTCGATAGTCTTATCCAGCTCCTCAAAGAACTCGGCATTACTAACGTGCTCAAAGATCACTCCGATCTTTTCAAAGTGTCTTAAATTCTCTTGCAAATATCTTCTATCAAGCTCCTCTTTCGTCCAGAAAAAGCCGCTCGTAGCGTTTTTCTGTCTTCGCACTAGCGTTTCAAATTTGCTCGTTCCATATTTTTCAAAAAATATCCACCAAAGCGCTAGAAAAATACCGTAAATAGAGACGTAAAACGCAGTCGCTACGCCGCTAAGAAGGGTTGAAATTTCAGTTTCGAGCTCGGTAGTATTTGAAGAGTTAAACTCCGGCATAGAAACCGCGATACTGATAAATGTTCCCAAAATACCCAGCATCGGGAAGATGCCCGCACCCACGGAAGCGAAATTTTCATTACGTAAATTTCTAGTATAGTAGGCGACAAATTCATCAAAACCGGCATTTGATTTCGTATCTTTACCGATCACTAAAAGATGTTTGATGATGTATTCTTTTAAATTTCGCTTGAAATCAGCTCCGCTTTGCTCAAAATAACAACAAGCAAGCTCGGCGCTATTTTTAGCAAAGATTAGCGAAATCACCCAAATAATACCCATCATAACGACCGTGTGTAGGCCGATTTGAAAATCTATATACCCAAAAAACCCAAGAAGCGCGACGATATATATCGCCGTCGGCAAAAATATGATTTTCGTATATACGAAAAAAGATTGCCTGCCTTTTACCTCAGGCAACGCCAAATCAGTGAAATTATCGTTTCTCGCTTCTTTTTTGGGTTCCATTGTAAACCTTAATTTCTATTTAAGCAGTTTAAATCTTCAAAAGCGGTTAATAGGCGCTTTACCATCGACTCCTCGCCGCTCCGTAGCCATTTGCGCGGATCGTAGTATTTTTTATTTGGCTTATCCTCACCCTCTGGGTTGCCGATCTGGCCTTGCAAGTATGCTCTATTTTTAGCCTCATACTCGCGCACACCGTCCCAAAATGCCCACTGAGTATCAGTGTCAATGTTCATCTTAATAACGCCGTAGCTTACAGCATTTTTGATATCTTTTAGCTCACTGCCACTTCCGCCGTGAAAGACGAAATTTACGGGTTTATCGGTCGGAGTTTTAAATTTATCCGCGACATAAGCTTGCGAGTTTTTCAAAATTTCCGGTCGCAACACGACGTTGCCCGGCTTATAAACGCCGTGAACGTTGCCAAAGCTCGCCGCTATACTAAATCTATCGCTGATTTTACTTAGTCGTTCATAAGCCTGCGCGACGTCTTCTGGCTGCGTATATAAAAGCGCGTTATCAACGCCCGTATTATCCACGCCGTCCTCTTCGCCGCCAGTTACGCCAAGCTCGATCTCTAGGCTAATACCAAGCTCGCTAAGCTCTTTTAGATACTTCTCGCAAGTGCTTAAATTTTCCTCCAAGCTCTCTTCGCTAAGATCAAGCATATGCGAACTAAAAAGCGGCACGCCGTGAGCCTTTTTGTATTCGCGGCTAAATTTAACCAGCTCGTCGATCCAAGGCAGTAGCTTTCTAGCCGCGTGATCGGTGTGCAGGATCACGGGCACGCCGTAAGCCTTAGCTAGCAGGTGCACGTGTTGCGCGCCTGCTACTGCGCCTAGTACATCGGCGTTCCCGCAAGCTTTGCCAGCATAAAAGCCGGCTCCGCCGTTACTAAATTGGATGATAACGGGTGAGTTAGCCGTCTTTGCCGCCTCTAAAACGGCATTTACCGAGTCGCTTCCGACCACGTTTACCGCAGGTATGGCAAAGCCCTGCTCCTTTGCGTATTTATACAACCTAGTTACGTCATCGCCGCTTAAAACGCCGGCTTTTACTACGTCTAAAACACCCATTTTATCGACCTTATTTATATTCTACTTTAGCTTTTGAGCGAAGCTCGTCGCCTCTTTTTCTGATATCGTTTCTAAATTTCTCCATCTTTAGGTTGCCCTCTATTTGAGGTTTAACCTCGTTTAGACCCACGGTACCGGCAGCTTTACTATCCTCTTTTAGGATTACGTGGTAGCCGAAATTTGATTTAACAGGTTTTTGAGTTACTTCGCCTTTTTTAAGTGCAAATGCAGCGTCCGCGAAAGGTTTTACCATTTGAGATTGGCCAAACCATCCTAGTTCGCCGCCGTTAGCCGCAGAACCTTGATCGGTAGATTTAGATTTAGCTAGCTCTTCGAATTTTTTAACCAGCTCGTCGCCTTTTAGACCTTTTAGCGCAGCTATTATATCGTTTGCGTCTTTTTCAGTAGCCACTAGGATATGTTTAGCTCTTACTTGTGCAGGCACGGCAAATTCGGCTTTATTTTTGTTATAAAAGTCGCTGATCTCGCCTTCGCTAACTTTGATATTGTCAAAAATTCTCTTCATCCAAAGATCAAGCACAAGGTTATTTTTTAGCTCTTCAAGCGCAGCTTTGTATTCGTCGCTCTTATCTAGTCCGCTCTTTTTAGCCTCTTCTAAAAGTAGTTTTCTATTAATAGTTTCGTCGATCACCTTTTTTTGAGTATCTTTAGGTAGTTGCTCTAGGGTTACGCCAGGCATCGCAGCAAGCGTGAAAGCTACGTCCTTATCGGTTACTTTTGTTCCGTTTACAGTGGCGTACTCCGCCGCACTTAGGCTTAGAGCCGCAGCCAAACTAAGAGATGCGAATAAAATTTTATTCATCTTTGTTCCTTAAATTTAGATTTTTGCGAGGGTGATTATAGCAGGAAAGTCATTAAATATAAGTTATAATTCATCGAAAATTTAAATAAAAACGGCTAAAATCGGCGCCATGAGAACAAAAAAAGATATAAACGCTATCAAAAATTTATTTTTAGAAAATTTCAAAGACGCGGGCAGCGAGCTTAAATTTCGCAACCTCTACGAGCTGCTCGTTTGCGTGATGTTAAGTGCGCAGTGCACCGATAAGCGCGTAAATTTGATCACGCCTTCGCTTTTTGAGGCCTACCCGGACGTAGCAAGCCTAGCGCAGGCAAATCTCGGTAGCGTAAAGGCGCTCATAAATTCCTGTAGTTTTTTTAATAACAAAGCAGAAAATTTGATCAAAATGGCAAAGAGCGTGATGAGCGAATTTGACGGTGAGATACCAACGACCGAAAAGGAGCTAATGAGTCTAGCCGGCGTAGGTCAAAAGACCGCTCACGTCGTGCTGATCGAGCATTTCGGATCAAATTTGATGGCCGTGGATACGCACGTTTTTCGCGTG
This region of Campylobacter showae CSUNSWCD genomic DNA includes:
- a CDS encoding OmpA family protein produces the protein MKTRNENKSGDQTFWISYADLMAGLMFVFMLIIGAVVVKYVLSQSDLAKLQKDLSEREKQIASSQSELVRKENVIKEIFSNLDRAKSENKELADINRLVNEMLEGVKKEKNELTNLTQTYEINLNDANKTIADLQDRVLQLGQILAQKDEALNELNAKYGDEISKFTALEEDFNKTKDKIKDISSLRSNVISNLRAKLGNKVSIDPSSGVVSLPESILFDTGSYELRDEAKARLKEILQTYFEAILNNEEIAKHIDRIVIEGHTNSVGSYMYNLDLSQKRAYSVLDFIYSWNKDKRLEHYLIASGRSFSDLVMKNGKEDPDASRRIEIKFSISDKESMKEMQDLLERQNQKHSKD
- a CDS encoding MotA/TolQ/ExbB proton channel family protein, translated to MEPKKEARNDNFTDLALPEVKGRQSFFVYTKIIFLPTAIYIVALLGFFGYIDFQIGLHTVVMMGIIWVISLIFAKNSAELACCYFEQSGADFKRNLKEYIIKHLLVIGKDTKSNAGFDEFVAYYTRNLRNENFASVGAGIFPMLGILGTFISIAVSMPEFNSSNTTELETEISTLLSGVATAFYVSIYGIFLALWWIFFEKYGTSKFETLVRRQKNATSGFFWTKEELDRRYLQENLRHFEKIGVIFEHVSNAEFFEELDKTIEAKFKTFTNILKNEEEAVKLSGEHIKQTMNTLLKSSKDQKDLIKVHAEILNVINKFNGNIKDMQLKFAEQYNRLYDVGGERIAKLEKSVGELEYNVKNFSESLSKFSSEILEKQKLAMDGFKESLIDGVQAFKKAFDDEAIGAYDDNSALIEGLKQDIDELDKEANEILQTIEKASMLDENA
- the fbaA gene encoding class II fructose-bisphosphate aldolase, giving the protein MGVLDVVKAGVLSGDDVTRLYKYAKEQGFAIPAVNVVGSDSVNAVLEAAKTANSPVIIQFSNGGAGFYAGKACGNADVLGAVAGAQHVHLLAKAYGVPVILHTDHAARKLLPWIDELVKFSREYKKAHGVPLFSSHMLDLSEESLEENLSTCEKYLKELSELGISLEIELGVTGGEEDGVDNTGVDNALLYTQPEDVAQAYERLSKISDRFSIAASFGNVHGVYKPGNVVLRPEILKNSQAYVADKFKTPTDKPVNFVFHGGSGSELKDIKNAVSYGVIKMNIDTDTQWAFWDGVREYEAKNRAYLQGQIGNPEGEDKPNKKYYDPRKWLRSGEESMVKRLLTAFEDLNCLNRN
- a CDS encoding peptidylprolyl isomerase; its protein translation is MNKILFASLSLAAALSLSAAEYATVNGTKVTDKDVAFTLAAMPGVTLEQLPKDTQKKVIDETINRKLLLEEAKKSGLDKSDEYKAALEELKNNLVLDLWMKRIFDNIKVSEGEISDFYNKNKAEFAVPAQVRAKHILVATEKDANDIIAALKGLKGDELVKKFEELAKSKSTDQGSAANGGELGWFGQSQMVKPFADAAFALKKGEVTQKPVKSNFGYHVILKEDSKAAGTVGLNEVKPQIEGNLKMEKFRNDIRKRGDELRSKAKVEYK
- the nth gene encoding endonuclease III, which codes for MRTKKDINAIKNLFLENFKDAGSELKFRNLYELLVCVMLSAQCTDKRVNLITPSLFEAYPDVASLAQANLGSVKALINSCSFFNNKAENLIKMAKSVMSEFDGEIPTTEKELMSLAGVGQKTAHVVLIEHFGSNLMAVDTHVFRVAHRLGLSSGKTPEAVELDLTKAFKTQLNTLHQAMVLFGRYTCKAVKPNCKECFLNELCSSKDKKFP